CAAAACAAACATTTGAGTACCAATATAATGGGTCATTTTTGGGCAACCTCCTatcccaaaatttataatatggGACACTTAGATAGTAAAAATATCTCACATCATTTTCGGGTGATGATCTATCTCTATAGTGAAATCAGTGTGAAATCAATTAAAATCTATGTTCATGAGATCTAATGTAATTTTACGTTCGTTATCGGTGACTCAACATAACTCTCTATCATTTTCATCTAAGATTGGGACCAACATTGACGGTATTTGCCAAAATCATTATATAGCCTTTAATTTTATAAATGTTTTGAGGAataaaaattaagcataaaaaCAAAACAATCAAAATGATCGTACAACTAAACTAAGAAGAAATAGGTGAAATGGGTATGATATTTAATCGAGTCAAAATGAATGTACCATGAAGATGAAGCGAGAAATTTTGAGTTTGTTCTCCTATAATTATAACAATTTCAGAATCCTCATCTAAAATCCATGGCATAACCTATAAGTCAGTCATCTCTTGATGTTGTATAGAATGATAAAGTTAGGGAAGCATGACTTTTTATTTATGGTGCTCAaagcacacaaatatatatatatatatatatatatatatagtgatgtatgaagTATCAACAAATGTagtcttatttttataattaaaaaaattataaatcaagaATTCTTGATGATTGATATGATAGAAAATGATCTTGTAGTGATGAGAGGATCATCTTCATAGAAACAATATAGCAATATGAATTTTGTTTTTGGATACAAAATAGGTGAATTTAATGTTCTTAATTAATAACATGAGTCTAATATGGGGGGTCATCGAACGAGTTAAGAAGCATTCTGGATTAATATGGTAAAAAAAAATCCATCATCAACAATAATCGTCACAACCTGGAAATAATCAATGATATCTTAAACTAACATTGTTCCTGTTATTCTCCATCTAATCAATGgccattcttttctttttattctgtcgAGTTAAAGACTGGAAAACAATATGCATACGCATGGAGAGCAGCACCTCACAAGTTGACGTGGTTGGATGTCAGCAATCGTTTTGAGCTTCGCGGTGACAAGCTCAGATTGAATAGAATGGCATAATCCCAGGAAGAAGCAGTCTTAGAGAAGTAAACATGCTTGAAATTGCTTTCTCCAAAGGTATTCAGATTGAGCATAATCAGATTCTACACCAAAAAAGACAGTCATTGATGTCGATATCAAATACACAAGTGTCTCATGCATTGATGTCGGAAGACAAATTGCTGGTGTCACCTGCTCATATAGAGAAAGAATTGCTTGCAGGGTTGCCATGGATATCATTCGAGAAGCTTGTTGCATGTCCCCACACCAACTGCTGCAGCAAGGTGCCAAGCAGCATGGATGTAAGGCGTTTCTGGGAAGAAATCATCAGCTACAAAAAGTGCCCCTCCCAGTAGagaagataaggtgtgcaggttatgTGCCATCCTCAACTCTGGTTTTATCAATGCCCTTCTGGCAAATGCCACCTGGAAATAGCCAGTGGGATCTACTTAGTTCATAATAATGCTAATTAGACTCGACGAAATTGCCTACTCGGCATGCTGGTGAATTCTGCTCAGTGCAGAGCTGGTCTGATCGAAATTGGAATCCTTAGAATTTACATTCACAGAATATACTATGATAGGCAAATTAACGATCAGTATTTAATTTACCAATACCGAGACATAAAGTTTGATACTGTTCACTGTaatctttttttttgcttttttatcGAATAATTAGCATAAGTCGACATAGTGGTATCAATATCAGATTCATGTCGGATCAACATCTTGCAAAAACTTGTTACGGACTCATAGCAAAAATACCACAAGAGTGTTTCAACTTAATTACCTCCATCAACCCAGTGTGCATAGCTGAAACCATGAAAGGCTGAAATGGCAAGAGTATTGTAGATGCCGCCATCAGCAGTCTTGGATTTTCATTTCTGACTGCTCGAGACAAACACTGCGAAAGAGGAAGTGAGTTTAAGCTGCCACAGAAGGATTGCAAGAGATTTATTAACCTTcccaaaaagaataataaattacaATTGTCATTATAAAAGGCTGTCAAGAACTATGCTGAGACAAAAGGAAGACAACAGGAACAACTAAATGCATGGTTATGCAAACACTGCACAAGAGGAAGTGAGTTTAAGCCACCACAGAAGGATTGCAGGAGACTAAAACTTCCCAGAAGGAACGATAAATTGCAATTGCCATAATAAAAGGTTGTCAAGAACTATATTGAGACATAAAGAAGAGAATACAAACAACTAATTGCAAGTCAGTCCATATAACACACAAGAAAAACCACAAGTTTGAGTACAAACACATCGAAAAGGTTTTGTTTGCACAGGTTAATTTTTCATCTCAAGCATCAGGACGTACCAAGTGATCGTGCCACAGCAAGGAACGCTGAAACAATTAGCTGATGTATGAATGTCTTCTAAAAAGGTTTTCATGCTTTAGTTTAACAAACACACAAGAAATATCCAAATCATATAAATTTTAGTTTTCACacatcataaaaatcataaatTGCATTCGACACAGCTGATCATTCGTAAGAAAATTCTACAATTGTTTCTGAAGTGATATGTTTGAAGCTCAATTTTCCTAATAGGATATGAGACAGCAAAGTTCTTGAAATCTAACATAACTAATCCAAAGCTAAAACACATAGATATATGATCTAGGAACGTCAATACCTTATATCATCTCTCTACAAAACACAAAAGAACTGTCTTCATGGTGAAGACATGGTCTCTATAAAGAAAGGTATATGTCCAGTGTATCATGACATACTGCCTAGTAGTTGTAATCTATCAGTTAATATGGATTCTTGTTTGTCTTTCACGAATAGCTTATGGTTTCCTCTACTGTGACAGCAACAATTTAAATTAACTTACAACTGTAGTTGTAGCTATCATTGTATAGTCTGCCCATCTTAGAAACCTTCTGGCTTGTCCTCTTGAAGAATGGTACAGACTCGAAGCAATACCCACACCGATCAAAGAATTAGCATATAATGCAGCATTCAGGTTCTTCCTGCAGGTTCAATCAACAAGTTCGAGGTACTGATCCAAACAAGGAAGTCCTACGGATTTATTCCTTGGAGAAACTTGCCTTGGAGCCTGAAGTCCGAGAACGATGAAAGGCAATGAAGTGATTACATTGGCAATGGTTTCAGCAATGTTCTGATCACCTACTACAAGAAAAAGACATTATTTACTTTCTATGAAGTGAAACATAAATTCTTTTCCTTTAAAAAGTGAAGCGTAAAACATGTTCAGCATACCATGAAGGCTACAGTGAATCGGCCTCAAGCATGATGGTCTCTGCTGCCATATTCTTCTGAGAACAAGTAAAACGAGTCACTCTGCTTGCTCTGCAAGTATGATGTACCCAACCCGCTGCAGGCTGATGAAGTTTGCAGGTGCATTGGATCAGTGCATTTGCTATGACTCACCGAATTACCAATCGTCGGCTTGATCCAACAATCTCGGGCCCTTCGCAGGTCGAGAAGTCCAACTCCCCACAACGAAGTGAATCTTCTCTTCCATACGTTGACTGATCCACCAGCTGCACTCCACGAATCCCCTGTAGCAACCCACAGGGACCCCAAGGTCGATTTACACCCATATTCAATATCAGCTCGCTCCCTCACCTGCAAAGATACTAATTTGTGATTATTATCTGCGagtacaaaagaaagaaaaaaaaaaaaaggcacttCGCATAAGAAATATACTCTTAAGCAAAGAAGAGCAAATTAAAGATCTCATGCGCTCAACAATTTCAGCACTAACTTCACAAACCAATTCAAATGAGACTGAAAACCAGAACTAATGTTACAAGAGATgtctatatgaaatcaaatacctCCTTAGGAAGTATTGGATAATCAAAATAGTAGTAGCATCAATTATTATGaaagtaagaagaagaagaagaagaagaagaagaagaagaagaagaaagaacccACCTGGCCAGGAGCAGAGAGAAGGGGTGGCCACAGTCCAGCAAAATGGGATTGGTTTGGGCACGTATAAAAGAGAGAGGAGGGTCTCCAAGGAAACGATGGAAATGGATGCCGATTCCCGAGTATCTTTTCGTTGGGATACGAGCATATTCTATACGTGGAGCGAGAGAGCAGCTTCCGTCACCCCAGGAAAGAATAAACAACACCCTCCTACCCTTTTATCAAGTTCCCCGTTGTCTACCTGCCTGTTGACTGGAGATTAACGTGGAGAACTTGTGGGACCCAGCATGAGTACCACAAAGCAGTAGGTGTTATACGTAGAAACGACGTCCGACGAGAAGAAGAGCACAACCCTCACGCCATAGTGTAAGGTCGAATTTCCGGAAAAAactctttttgattttttttgttcctATAAAGCGCATCTTATTTTCAGAATTCtcagataatatatatttttgatacttaaaataatattttatttttctttcctacAAACTATTCGTAGGATATACCAATctagttataattttttttattatattataatattttaaataatattagaaaatgttatagtatttatatatttttttataaaaaaaatatttatagcgTTTTTACACTGCATTATAGCGCTTttagtaaaaatattaaaaaaaaatactatcactcact
This genomic stretch from Musa acuminata AAA Group cultivar baxijiao chromosome BXJ3-9, Cavendish_Baxijiao_AAA, whole genome shotgun sequence harbors:
- the LOC103998007 gene encoding uncharacterized protein LOC103998007 isoform X2 encodes the protein MGVNRPWGPCGLLQGIRGVQLVDQSTYGREDSLRCGELDFSTCEGPEIVGSSRRLVIRRIWQQRPSCLRPIHCSLHGDQNIAETIANVITSLPFIVLGLQAPRKNLNAALYANSLIGVGIASSLYHSSRGQARRFLRWADYTMIATTTVCLSRAVRNENPRLLMAASTILLPFQPFMVSAMHTGLMEVAFARRALIKPELRMAHNLHTLSSLLGGALFVADDFFPETPYIHAAWHLAAAVGVGTCNKLLE
- the LOC103998007 gene encoding uncharacterized protein LOC103998007 isoform X1 — translated: MGVNRPWGPCGLLQGIRGVQLVDQSTYGREDSLRCGELDFSTCEGPEIVGSSRRLVIRRIWQQRPSCLRPIHCSLHVGDQNIAETIANVITSLPFIVLGLQAPRKNLNAALYANSLIGVGIASSLYHSSRGQARRFLRWADYTMIATTTVCLSRAVRNENPRLLMAASTILLPFQPFMVSAMHTGLMEVAFARRALIKPELRMAHNLHTLSSLLGGALFVADDFFPETPYIHAAWHLAAAVGVGTCNKLLE